Proteins from a genomic interval of Kribbella aluminosa:
- a CDS encoding glycosyl hydrolase family 28-related protein has protein sequence MNPRRARAVVLAACGALVAASLSVLAPTSAWAAASGGVGATLPYVEVQAENSSTTGTVIGPSADYNTLAAEASYRKAVTLQGSGKYVEFTTPVATNSIVFRYSIPDTGSGSVYTPQLSFYVNGSKQSNFTLTNAYSWYYGGYPFTNSPGSNPHHFYDEAHRLFPTTYPAGTKFRLQVDAEDTAASYTIDFADFENVAGALTQPAGSVAVTSQGADPTGAADSTNAFNAAMAAAGAGGTVWIPEGTFKIPGHLILNNITIKGAGMWHSTIVGAAPGFYGNYAPNASRGVHLSDFAIFGDVQERNDGAQVNGIGGALNNSTVDRVWIEHEKVGAWMDGPLDNLVFNGMRIRNVTADGVNFHDGVTNSKVTNSDLRNLGDDGLATWSDQNADANDSFDHNTVQYPILANGIAIYGGHDNFVTDNRVIDAGLTQGGGIHVAQRFNSTALGRTDVLRNTIIRSGSLDPNWQFGVGALWFDARDGAMSGLTNVDNLLIQQSPYEAIQFVSGSNISNVRINNATIQNTGTWVVQEQVGGSATITNSTATGTQAPGPIYSCGVGFTLTDGGGNSGIFGAGQCQNITAPAFPPYLPDNGSSIAISPTALSFGSVATGTSSSAQTVTVTNSGTAAAPGQLGRDHR, from the coding sequence ATGAATCCCCGGAGGGCACGCGCTGTCGTGCTCGCCGCCTGCGGCGCGCTGGTCGCCGCGAGCCTTTCCGTCCTCGCCCCCACATCCGCCTGGGCCGCCGCATCCGGCGGCGTCGGCGCGACCTTGCCGTACGTCGAAGTACAGGCCGAGAACTCGTCCACCACCGGGACCGTGATCGGGCCGAGCGCCGACTACAACACGCTCGCCGCCGAGGCGTCGTACCGCAAAGCCGTGACGTTGCAGGGCAGCGGGAAGTACGTCGAGTTCACGACGCCGGTCGCGACGAACTCGATCGTGTTCCGCTACAGCATCCCGGACACCGGGTCCGGCTCGGTCTACACGCCGCAGCTGTCGTTCTACGTCAACGGGTCGAAGCAGTCGAACTTCACGCTGACCAACGCGTACAGCTGGTACTACGGCGGCTATCCGTTCACGAACTCCCCGGGCAGCAACCCGCACCACTTCTACGACGAGGCGCATCGGCTGTTCCCGACGACGTACCCGGCCGGTACGAAGTTCCGGCTGCAGGTCGACGCCGAGGACACGGCCGCCTCGTACACGATCGACTTCGCCGACTTCGAGAACGTCGCCGGTGCGCTGACCCAGCCGGCCGGATCGGTCGCGGTGACCAGCCAGGGCGCGGACCCGACGGGTGCCGCGGACTCCACGAACGCGTTCAACGCGGCGATGGCCGCGGCCGGCGCGGGCGGCACCGTGTGGATCCCGGAGGGGACGTTCAAGATCCCAGGGCACCTGATCCTGAACAACATCACGATCAAGGGCGCCGGTATGTGGCACTCGACGATCGTTGGTGCGGCCCCCGGTTTCTACGGCAACTACGCGCCGAACGCGAGCAGAGGCGTACATCTGTCGGACTTCGCGATCTTCGGGGACGTACAGGAACGCAACGACGGCGCGCAGGTGAACGGCATCGGTGGTGCGCTGAACAACTCGACCGTGGACCGGGTGTGGATCGAGCACGAGAAGGTCGGCGCCTGGATGGACGGCCCGCTCGACAACCTGGTTTTCAACGGCATGCGGATCCGCAACGTGACGGCGGACGGTGTGAACTTCCACGACGGCGTCACGAACTCCAAGGTGACGAACAGCGACCTGCGCAACCTGGGTGACGACGGCCTCGCGACGTGGTCGGACCAGAACGCGGACGCGAACGACTCCTTCGACCACAACACCGTGCAGTACCCGATCCTGGCCAACGGCATCGCGATCTACGGCGGCCACGACAACTTCGTCACCGACAACCGGGTCATCGACGCCGGGCTCACGCAGGGCGGCGGCATCCACGTCGCGCAACGGTTCAACTCGACGGCGCTCGGGCGGACCGACGTACTGCGGAACACCATCATCCGGTCCGGCAGCCTGGACCCGAACTGGCAGTTCGGCGTCGGCGCGCTGTGGTTCGACGCCCGCGACGGCGCGATGTCCGGATTGACGAATGTTGACAATCTTCTGATCCAGCAGAGCCCGTACGAGGCGATCCAGTTCGTGTCGGGCTCGAACATCAGCAACGTCAGGATCAACAACGCGACGATCCAGAACACCGGGACCTGGGTGGTCCAGGAACAGGTCGGCGGCTCGGCGACGATCACCAACAGCACCGCGACGGGCACCCAGGCGCCAGGCCCGATCTACAGCTGCGGCGTCGGCTTCACGCTCACCGACGGCGGCGGCAACTCGGGTATCTTCGGCGCCGGACAATGCCAGAACATCACCGCGCCCGCGTTCCCGCCGTACCTGCCGGACAACGGTTCGTCGATCGCGATCAGCCCGACGGCGCTGAGCTTCGGATCGGTCGCGACCGGTACGTCGAGCTCGGCGCAGACCGTCACCGTCACGAACAGCGGTACGGCGGCGGCCCCCGGTCAGCTCGGTCGGGATCACCGGTGA
- a CDS encoding glycoside hydrolase family 32 protein, which produces MHWRPASGFVGDVIPFCHDGRIWLFYLLDERPDDPTAGPSGMPWALVSTTDFVHYTDHGVVLPAGDRDAVDFDCYTGSVVADGSRLHLFYTGHNPRRGSADGAFQVVCHAVSDGDPTRWTKLPADTFGAPNGFVPQDWRDPFVYRTAPDEPWQLVLAARYADAPDRRCGVVARLSSPDLSQWELAPPLWEPHRYITQECPDVFQWGDWWYLVYSEFSDAFQTRYRIARGPNGPWLAQPRDTVDGRAFYAAKTVEFQGRRFFVGWIPTKQGDAWQWAGDLAVLEAHQQRDGALAFGLPSEVVAAYGDPEDVKLSPLDGASAEPGQGATDRYAAWIGDVVPPHCLITLTVDVAPDTHSFGLLLHATEDGEQATILRLEPQRNRLVLDYWPRGRTGPAQWQIHGDIPHAVDLECPCPLPPGRHTLQVLLDGPTAQAAVDHRVTLTFRSAPTVRSAHVGLFVTDGAVDLVELQVARLGG; this is translated from the coding sequence ATGCATTGGCGGCCGGCGTCGGGGTTTGTCGGGGACGTCATTCCGTTCTGCCACGACGGGCGGATCTGGTTGTTCTACCTGCTGGACGAGCGGCCGGACGACCCGACCGCCGGACCGAGCGGAATGCCGTGGGCGCTGGTGTCGACCACGGACTTCGTGCACTACACGGACCACGGCGTCGTACTGCCTGCCGGCGATCGGGACGCGGTGGACTTCGACTGCTACACCGGCAGCGTGGTCGCGGACGGCTCCCGGCTGCACCTGTTCTACACCGGGCACAACCCGCGGCGCGGCTCGGCGGACGGTGCGTTCCAGGTGGTGTGTCACGCGGTGAGCGACGGCGACCCGACGCGATGGACCAAGCTGCCCGCGGATACCTTTGGTGCACCCAACGGTTTCGTCCCGCAGGACTGGCGGGACCCCTTTGTCTACCGGACCGCTCCGGACGAGCCGTGGCAGCTGGTGCTCGCGGCACGGTACGCCGATGCGCCCGATCGCCGGTGCGGTGTGGTGGCGCGGCTGTCCTCTCCTGATCTGTCGCAGTGGGAACTCGCGCCGCCGTTGTGGGAGCCGCACCGGTACATCACCCAGGAATGCCCGGACGTCTTCCAGTGGGGCGACTGGTGGTACCTCGTGTACTCCGAGTTCAGCGACGCCTTCCAGACGCGGTACCGGATCGCCCGCGGACCGAACGGTCCTTGGCTCGCCCAGCCCCGCGATACCGTCGACGGCCGGGCGTTCTACGCCGCGAAGACGGTGGAGTTCCAGGGCCGCCGGTTCTTCGTCGGCTGGATCCCCACGAAACAAGGCGATGCGTGGCAGTGGGCCGGCGACCTCGCCGTACTCGAAGCACACCAGCAGCGCGACGGTGCGCTCGCTTTCGGACTCCCGTCGGAGGTGGTCGCGGCGTACGGCGATCCGGAAGACGTGAAGCTGTCACCACTCGACGGCGCATCCGCGGAACCCGGCCAAGGAGCCACCGACCGGTACGCCGCCTGGATCGGCGACGTCGTACCGCCGCACTGCCTGATCACGCTGACAGTCGACGTAGCCCCCGACACCCACTCCTTCGGCCTGCTGCTGCACGCGACCGAGGACGGCGAGCAGGCCACCATCCTCCGCCTGGAACCCCAACGCAACCGCCTCGTCCTGGACTACTGGCCCCGCGGCCGCACCGGCCCGGCCCAATGGCAAATCCACGGCGACATCCCCCACGCCGTAGACCTCGAATGCCCCTGCCCCCTCCCACCCGGCCGCCATACCCTCCAGGTCCTCCTGGACGGCCCAACAGCCCAGGCAGCAGTCGATCACCGAGTCACCCTCACCTTCCGCTCCGCCCCCACGGTACGTTCCGCCCACGTCGGTCTGTTCGTAACCGACGGCGCCGTAGACCTCGTCGAGCTCCAGGTCGCCCGGCTCGGTGGATAG
- a CDS encoding LacI family DNA-binding transcriptional regulator yields MARKPAGGPKRVTMTDVARRAGVSQPTVSFVLNDRRDVAVAEETRRRVLQAAAELDFVPNRAAQLLRSNRSFTIGVVTSGIVSQPYAGLIVLGLQQIVQPAGYVCMVVDTTGDPGQGDDAVASLVAQGVAAIVYASLSPKPLHRSPRLDGIRTIFVNCWPEEGHSDTVLLADEYAGGRAAAASVFERGHRDVAFLGGMRNDYACKERRRGFDDAARAAGLRPADLVHRYGNYQIGNGYDLATEVIHEHRSTALVCGNDRMAIGALLALHALGLTCPDDVSIVGFDDQPDVADQVRPGLTTAALPHLMLGRRAGELVLAAPEDAPAREIVPCNLIERDSVGAPPTPRRPTPPTPPAPGDGHRRRNSK; encoded by the coding sequence GGGTGTCCCAGCCGACCGTCTCGTTCGTGCTGAACGACCGCCGCGACGTCGCGGTCGCCGAGGAGACCCGGCGCCGGGTGCTGCAGGCCGCGGCCGAGCTCGACTTCGTGCCGAACCGCGCGGCCCAGCTGCTCCGGTCGAACCGGTCCTTCACCATCGGCGTCGTGACCAGTGGGATCGTCTCCCAGCCGTACGCCGGTCTGATCGTGCTCGGCCTGCAACAGATCGTCCAGCCGGCTGGATACGTATGTATGGTCGTGGACACCACCGGCGACCCGGGCCAGGGCGACGACGCGGTGGCCAGCCTGGTCGCGCAGGGCGTCGCCGCGATCGTGTACGCGTCGCTCTCGCCGAAGCCGCTGCACCGCAGCCCGCGGCTCGACGGGATCCGGACGATCTTCGTGAACTGCTGGCCGGAGGAGGGGCACTCCGACACGGTGCTGCTGGCCGACGAGTACGCCGGCGGGCGGGCCGCGGCGGCGTCGGTGTTCGAACGCGGGCACCGTGACGTCGCGTTCCTCGGCGGTATGCGCAACGACTACGCGTGCAAGGAGCGCCGGCGCGGTTTCGACGACGCGGCCCGGGCGGCCGGTCTGCGCCCCGCGGATCTTGTGCACCGGTACGGCAACTACCAGATCGGCAACGGGTACGACCTCGCGACCGAGGTGATTCACGAGCACCGGTCGACCGCGCTGGTCTGCGGCAACGACCGGATGGCGATCGGCGCACTGCTCGCCCTGCATGCGCTCGGCCTGACCTGCCCGGACGACGTCAGCATCGTCGGCTTCGACGACCAGCCCGACGTCGCCGACCAGGTCCGCCCCGGCCTGACCACCGCCGCCCTCCCGCACCTCATGCTCGGCCGCCGCGCGGGGGAGCTGGTGCTGGCTGCCCCGGAGGACGCTCCCGCCCGCGAGATCGTCCCCTGCAACCTGATCGAACGCGACTCGGTCGGCGCTCCACCCACCCCGCGCCGCCCGACCCCTCCCACTCCACCCGCTCCGGGTGACGGGCATCGGCGGAGGAACTCGAAGTGA
- a CDS encoding DUF222 domain-containing protein: protein MFECDLDALPTRDLLERAAGCRAAANRSDADLLACAQAYADRYHPSVCGSRPSRRSCDGRERAVVLGGAGCPEIAEFAVAEFAIVLGVSPGVGRDLIADALALRHRFPQTWARVRTGEATAWKARQIVRACTRLDHPAAEYVDRRTAPLIDTISPYRLDKIAQAAKLHADPQHATDEAAAAADERGVFVGRGDNHGNKTIYIKAPAAAVNRHDAAITSIAEALKTLGDTRPLQHRRAHAIDILPDPYFTQELLTQAQTTATATADPTHQPHTPNPSPTNPTPSTAPHTDSSITSSTTPSTAPPTDSCTTSSTTSSTTPSAGSSTGPSTSRRANPGLADDSGSSGGIDDLSLPGRTASSGLCGRTAIPDPADRQVPTGPPDDPWLEATGPDDPEPLADPFDNHPPAQHPHPHSEPDHGSPMDPAALKALNARLAQIKHDAYTNPTHTNPTHTGPSGPAHPHSRTNPGDPGDWCGPGGPDSAGRPGGPGGLGEPGGLSGPGGAGGAGGAGGAGGSDGPGSSTVPTRARKAPVRPGKTEVVVHLTDHTLATGTGVLRAETIGPLLATQLTELVGHGPYTVTPVIDLNNAISVNAYEIPTRIREHIKLTHPVELFPYGNRETTNTIDLDHIHPYHPLGPPAQTSTTNLAPLGRFGHRVKTHARGWNVRRIDYKTLEWTTPHGFTFHVDPTGTHRVASPDPNARPGKGGRESPS from the coding sequence ATGTTCGAGTGTGATCTGGATGCGTTGCCGACCCGCGACCTGCTGGAGCGGGCCGCTGGCTGCCGCGCGGCCGCGAACCGGTCCGATGCCGATCTGCTCGCCTGCGCCCAGGCCTACGCCGACCGCTACCACCCCTCGGTGTGTGGTTCCCGGCCGTCGCGCCGTTCCTGTGACGGCCGCGAGCGGGCGGTGGTTCTGGGCGGTGCCGGCTGCCCGGAGATCGCGGAGTTCGCGGTCGCCGAGTTCGCGATCGTGCTCGGAGTGTCTCCCGGCGTCGGCCGGGACCTGATCGCCGACGCCCTCGCACTCCGCCACCGCTTCCCCCAAACCTGGGCCCGTGTCCGGACCGGCGAGGCCACCGCCTGGAAGGCCCGCCAGATCGTGCGCGCCTGCACCCGCCTCGACCACCCGGCCGCCGAGTACGTCGACCGCCGCACCGCCCCCCTGATCGACACCATCTCCCCGTACCGCCTGGACAAGATCGCCCAGGCCGCCAAGCTGCACGCCGACCCGCAACACGCCACCGACGAGGCCGCTGCCGCCGCGGACGAACGCGGCGTGTTCGTCGGCCGCGGCGACAACCACGGCAACAAGACCATCTACATCAAAGCACCAGCCGCCGCGGTCAACCGCCACGACGCCGCCATCACCAGCATCGCCGAAGCTCTCAAAACCCTCGGCGACACCCGCCCCCTCCAGCACCGCCGAGCCCACGCCATCGACATCCTCCCCGACCCCTACTTCACCCAAGAACTCCTCACCCAAGCCCAAACCACAGCCACAGCCACAGCCGACCCAACCCACCAACCCCACACCCCAAACCCATCCCCAACCAACCCCACCCCAAGCACCGCTCCGCACACCGACTCAAGCATCACCTCCAGCACCACCCCGAGCACCGCCCCGCCCACCGACTCGTGCACGACCTCGAGTACCACCTCGAGCACGACCCCGAGCGCCGGTTCGAGCACTGGTCCGAGCACCAGTCGTCGCGCCAACCCCGGCTTGGCGGACGACTCAGGTAGCTCCGGAGGCATCGACGACTTGAGCTTGCCCGGCCGCACAGCCAGTTCCGGCCTGTGTGGCCGCACCGCGATTCCCGACCCGGCCGACCGGCAGGTACCCACGGGGCCACCGGACGATCCCTGGCTGGAAGCCACCGGGCCCGATGACCCCGAACCACTGGCCGACCCGTTCGACAACCACCCACCAGCACAACACCCGCATCCACACAGCGAACCCGACCACGGTTCGCCGATGGACCCTGCCGCACTCAAGGCGCTCAACGCCCGCCTCGCCCAGATCAAACACGACGCCTACACCAACCCCACCCACACCAATCCCACCCACACCGGCCCGAGCGGCCCCGCCCACCCGCACAGCCGAACCAACCCAGGCGACCCAGGCGACTGGTGCGGACCAGGTGGACCGGACAGCGCAGGTCGACCGGGCGGACCGGGTGGACTAGGTGAACCGGGTGGACTGAGCGGACCGGGTGGAGCGGGTGGAGCGGGTGGAGCGGGTGGAGCGGGCGGATCAGATGGACCGGGCAGCTCGACGGTCCCGACCCGTGCCCGCAAGGCACCGGTGCGGCCAGGCAAGACCGAGGTCGTCGTACACCTCACCGACCACACCCTCGCCACCGGCACCGGCGTACTGCGCGCCGAAACCATCGGACCACTCCTCGCCACCCAACTCACCGAACTCGTCGGCCACGGCCCCTACACCGTCACACCCGTCATCGACCTCAACAACGCCATCAGCGTCAACGCCTACGAAATCCCCACCCGCATCCGCGAACACATCAAACTCACCCACCCCGTCGAACTCTTCCCCTACGGCAACCGCGAAACCACCAACACCATCGACCTCGACCACATCCACCCCTACCACCCCCTCGGCCCACCCGCACAAACCAGCACCACCAACCTCGCCCCACTCGGCCGCTTCGGCCACCGGGTCAAAACCCACGCCCGCGGCTGGAACGTACGCCGCATCGACTACAAGACCCTCGAATGGACCACACCCCACGGCTTCACCTTCCACGTCGACCCAACCGGCACCCACCGAGTCGCGAGTCCCGATCCCAATGCCAGGCCAGGTAAGGGCGGCCGTGAGAGTCCCAGTTGA
- a CDS encoding endo-beta-N-acetylglucosaminidase: MSDPVKVSRRTLVTVGGAGLAVALAGGGGTAAAASGGVAAEGAPGGVVENGAPGGVAAGGAGGRVAGAVPKPGSGGIPPGPSTYGWNPADLLDFDPARHPWGRHLRCLVPLAPRIAPFAPTQAHPDLDPGVRLSTLSLDDAGTIYEGRNQPIGLEGHTYTQRFWPYIDVWGTWHGQVLPSVPSDVVANPGAPGRNYGVIDIPNPGWTEAAHKNGVKTIGGWFWPRSGVDFGEFLVQAADGSFPVGDKLIEIRRYFGFDGLFINQEATITTTQAGKLRDLFRYIKAQDPAFYLQYYDADLPNGDLDYQNTLNARNVPWLGSPGDQTVDSIFINYGWPYADSDLSGSAKTATAAGFDPRAVAFAGVEHQQGGFNPEECFTDYAYPGHPGPVSVGLFVEDQYWATAANSGATTTPEGRAKYRDLEQRFWSGPTGNPATSGRLEPRKPPYRTDVLNYKKWDGIAHGIVERSTYGALPIVTSFNIGVGSTFYLDGKQVRDSGWDNQGCADRSLTWQFWTDGVTVTLDESTAYEGAHSLALSGTGVMHLFKTDITQAAATEVRVVAQGLSTLEVGVTRRTNPGSVKWIRLTAARRSAGWTEYRGRVPRDNDRIARISLRTSGSGHLGKILLADARTADTAPTRPRIFTVADAGPGAGATRHLTFAWHLQPDATAYDVLQNHRWLGRVHRDVFFAESVDLTNGRTFDLVPIAPNGNRGPSIRTTL, from the coding sequence ATGTCGGATCCGGTGAAGGTCTCCCGTAGGACTCTGGTCACCGTTGGTGGGGCCGGGCTGGCGGTGGCGCTGGCCGGGGGTGGCGGCACGGCCGCGGCGGCCTCGGGTGGCGTAGCGGCGGAGGGCGCACCTGGCGGCGTAGTGGAGAACGGTGCGCCTGGCGGCGTTGCGGCGGGGGGCGCGGGTGGTCGTGTGGCGGGGGCTGTGCCGAAGCCGGGGTCGGGTGGGATTCCGCCGGGGCCGTCGACGTACGGGTGGAATCCGGCGGACCTGCTCGACTTCGATCCGGCTAGGCATCCGTGGGGGCGGCACCTGCGTTGTCTGGTCCCGCTGGCGCCGCGGATCGCGCCGTTCGCGCCGACCCAGGCGCACCCGGACCTGGACCCCGGCGTGCGGCTGTCGACGCTCAGCCTGGACGACGCCGGCACCATCTACGAAGGCCGCAACCAGCCGATCGGGCTGGAAGGGCATACCTACACACAGCGGTTCTGGCCGTACATCGACGTCTGGGGGACCTGGCACGGGCAGGTGCTGCCGTCGGTGCCGAGCGACGTGGTCGCGAACCCGGGCGCCCCCGGCCGCAACTACGGCGTCATCGACATCCCGAACCCGGGCTGGACCGAGGCCGCGCACAAGAACGGCGTGAAGACCATCGGCGGCTGGTTCTGGCCGCGGTCCGGTGTCGACTTCGGCGAGTTCCTGGTGCAGGCCGCGGACGGTTCGTTCCCGGTCGGCGACAAGCTGATCGAGATCCGCCGGTACTTCGGGTTCGACGGCCTGTTCATCAACCAGGAAGCCACGATCACCACCACCCAGGCCGGCAAGCTGCGCGACCTGTTCCGCTACATCAAGGCACAGGACCCCGCCTTCTACCTGCAGTACTACGACGCCGACCTGCCGAACGGCGACCTCGACTACCAGAACACGCTGAACGCGCGCAACGTCCCGTGGCTCGGCAGCCCAGGCGACCAGACCGTCGACTCGATCTTCATCAACTACGGCTGGCCGTACGCCGACTCGGACCTGAGCGGCAGCGCGAAGACCGCGACTGCTGCCGGGTTCGACCCGCGCGCGGTCGCGTTCGCCGGCGTCGAGCATCAGCAGGGCGGCTTCAACCCGGAGGAATGCTTCACCGACTACGCGTACCCGGGCCACCCCGGCCCGGTCTCTGTCGGGCTGTTCGTCGAGGACCAGTACTGGGCGACCGCCGCGAACTCCGGCGCCACCACGACGCCGGAAGGACGCGCGAAGTACCGCGACCTCGAACAGCGCTTCTGGTCCGGCCCGACCGGCAACCCGGCGACCTCCGGGCGGCTCGAGCCGCGCAAGCCGCCGTACCGCACGGACGTTCTGAACTACAAGAAGTGGGACGGTATCGCGCACGGCATCGTCGAGCGGTCGACGTACGGCGCGCTGCCGATCGTGACGTCGTTCAACATCGGCGTCGGCAGCACGTTCTACCTCGACGGCAAGCAGGTCCGCGACAGCGGCTGGGACAACCAGGGCTGCGCGGACCGGTCGCTGACCTGGCAGTTCTGGACCGACGGCGTCACGGTGACCCTCGACGAGAGCACGGCGTACGAAGGCGCGCACAGCCTCGCGCTGTCCGGCACGGGCGTCATGCACCTGTTCAAGACCGACATCACCCAAGCCGCCGCCACCGAGGTCCGTGTTGTCGCGCAAGGCCTGTCCACGCTGGAGGTCGGTGTGACCCGCCGTACGAACCCAGGCAGCGTCAAGTGGATCCGGCTGACCGCGGCGAGGCGATCGGCCGGCTGGACCGAGTACCGCGGCCGCGTCCCCCGGGACAACGACCGGATCGCCCGAATCTCCTTGCGTACCAGCGGATCCGGCCACCTGGGCAAGATCCTCCTCGCCGACGCCCGAACCGCCGACACGGCCCCGACCCGCCCCAGAATCTTCACGGTCGCCGACGCAGGTCCCGGCGCCGGCGCGACCCGCCACCTGACCTTCGCCTGGCACCTCCAGCCGGACGCCACGGCGTACGACGTCCTCCAGAACCACCGCTGGCTGGGCCGCGTCCACCGTGACGTGTTCTTCGCCGAATCCGTGGACCTCACCAACGGCCGGACCTTCGACCTCGTCCCGATCGCCCCGAACGGCAACCGCGGCCCGTCCATCCGCACCACCTTGTAG